In Lautropia mirabilis, one DNA window encodes the following:
- a CDS encoding carbon-nitrogen hydrolase family protein has translation MVMKIKMAAVQMVSGPDVDRNLEVADGLLAQAAKQGAKLALLPEYFCLMSGNDRDKLGIMEPDAGEWPMQAEAEVPLQCFLSDAARRYGMTVLGGTVPMRSPKINKVCNSLLVYGPDGRRLARYDKIHLFGFQRGDESYDESVAIHPGRTPVVADVPVDGALLRVGLSVCYDLRFPELYRQMAPLDLMVMPAAFTYTTGQAHWELLLRARAVEGQCYVLASGQGGTHPSGRRTWGHSMLVDPWGEVCAVLPEGEGVVMAEMDTERLASVRESLPALRHRVL, from the coding sequence ATGGTTATGAAGATCAAGATGGCGGCGGTGCAGATGGTGTCCGGGCCGGATGTGGACCGGAACCTGGAGGTGGCTGATGGCCTGTTGGCGCAGGCGGCGAAGCAGGGCGCGAAGCTGGCACTGCTGCCGGAGTATTTCTGCCTGATGAGCGGCAATGACCGCGACAAGCTGGGCATCATGGAGCCGGATGCGGGCGAGTGGCCGATGCAGGCCGAGGCGGAGGTGCCCCTGCAGTGCTTCCTGTCGGATGCGGCCCGACGGTATGGGATGACGGTGCTGGGCGGGACGGTGCCGATGCGCTCGCCGAAGATCAACAAGGTGTGCAACAGCCTGCTGGTGTATGGCCCGGACGGGCGGCGGCTGGCGCGCTATGACAAGATCCACCTGTTTGGCTTCCAGCGGGGCGACGAGTCGTATGACGAGTCCGTGGCCATTCACCCGGGGCGCACGCCGGTGGTGGCGGACGTGCCGGTGGACGGGGCCTTGCTGCGGGTGGGACTGTCGGTCTGCTATGACCTGCGCTTTCCGGAGCTGTACCGGCAGATGGCACCGCTGGACTTGATGGTGATGCCGGCGGCTTTCACCTATACGACGGGGCAGGCGCACTGGGAACTGCTGCTGCGTGCCCGCGCGGTGGAGGGGCAGTGCTATGTGCTGGCCTCGGGCCAGGGGGGCACGCATCCGTCGGGTCGGCGGACGTGGGGGCATTCCATGCTGGTGGACCCGTGGGGCGAGGTGTGTGCGGTGCTGCCCGAAGGGGAAGGTGTGGTGATGGCA